The Spirulina subsalsa PCC 9445 region ATCGCTCATGCCAAACCGAGTCACCATCTGCCGCGCTACCCGTGCCACCTGCTGTAAATCATTGGAGGCTCCAGTCGTCACCTCTTCCTCACCGAAAATTAACTCCTCGGCAATGCGACCCCCCAAAGCGACAGCCATTTGATTTTGCAGATAAGACCGAGAATATAACCCCGAATCCATCCGATCCTCACTCGGTGTAAACCACGTTAACCCCCCAGCGCGACCCCGAGGAATAATACTAATCTTCTGCACCGGGTCATAATCCGGCATTAACGCCCCCACCAAAGCATGACCCGCTTCGTGATAAGCCACTAACTGTTTCCGTTTTTCACTCATCACCCGGTCTTTCTTCTCAGGCCCCGCTAACACCCGGTCAATGGCATCATTGACTTCATCCATTGAGATTTCCGTCAAACTGCGACGGGCGGCTAAAATTGCGGCCTCATTCAACAAGTTAGACAAATCCGCCCCCGTAAAACCGGGAGTCCGACGGGCGATTTTTTCTAAATCCACATCCTTAGACAGGGTTTTGCCTCGGGCATGAACCTGAAGAATTTCCTTCCGTCCCGCATAATCCGGACGATCGACCACTACTTGACGGTCAAAACGACCGGGACGCAACAAGGCCGCATCTAACACATCCGGGCGGTTGGTGGCGGCAATAATAATGATTCCGGTATTGCCTTCAAACCCGTCCATTTCCGTTAACAACTGGTTGAGGGTTTGTTCCCGTTCATCATTTCCGCCCCCTAAACCAGCACCCCGACTGCGACCGACGGCATCAATTTCATCAATAAACACAATACAAGGAGCGTTGGCTTTAGCTTGTTCAAACAGGTCACGCACCCGAGAAGCACCTACCCCAACAAACATTTCTACAAACTCGGAACCGGAGATGGAGAAGAAGGGAACACCCGCCTCACCTGCAACGGCACGGGCTAACAGGGTTTTCCCCGTTCCAGGCGGCCCGACTAATAACACCCCTTTAGGGATTTTTGCCCCAACGGCGGTGAAGCGGTCAGCATTTTTCAGGAAGTCCACCACTTCCGTTAGTTCTAATTTCGCTTGTTCAATCCCCGCTACATCCCCGAAGGTGACTTGAGTTTGGGGTTCCATTTGCACCCGGGC contains the following coding sequences:
- the ftsH3 gene encoding ATP-dependent zinc metalloprotease FtsH3, whose translation is MNNNKNKKWRNAGLYVLLAVVLLALASAFFDSPRETRESWKYSQLIQEVESGRIETIRLTADRSQASVTTQDGTQVLVNLPNDPELIDILTTNNVDISVQPPSDDGFWFRILSSLFVPALLLIALFFILRRASSGPGSQAMNFGKSRARVQMEPQTQVTFGDVAGIEQAKLELTEVVDFLKNADRFTAVGAKIPKGVLLVGPPGTGKTLLARAVAGEAGVPFFSISGSEFVEMFVGVGASRVRDLFEQAKANAPCIVFIDEIDAVGRSRGAGLGGGNDEREQTLNQLLTEMDGFEGNTGIIIIAATNRPDVLDAALLRPGRFDRQVVVDRPDYAGRKEILQVHARGKTLSKDVDLEKIARRTPGFTGADLSNLLNEAAILAARRSLTEISMDEVNDAIDRVLAGPEKKDRVMSEKRKQLVAYHEAGHALVGALMPDYDPVQKISIIPRGRAGGLTWFTPSEDRMDSGLYSRSYLQNQMAVALGGRIAEELIFGEEEVTTGASNDLQQVARVARQMVTRFGMSDRLGPVALGRQQGNVFLGREIASDRDFSDETAAAIDEEVRKLVDQAYSRAKDVLSSNRHILDALADMLVEKETVDAEELQNILDTNDVKMAAIV